The segment TTCTTCGATTTTCGTCGTCATCATCATCTAACATGATATCATCTTACTGTAAGAACAAATTCATGGCGAATTTGAATCAGATGATCCAAAACTAGTATCTCTTCTGTACCTAAGTTGCAAAGAAACTTGTCGTTCGTATCTTAATTGTCGATAAAAGTTCTCAATAAACATCTCAGCTCTCTTATCCACATCATCTTCTTCAGGAAAACTCATGGTTCTTTGTATATGAAAGCTTCTCGTCTTCTCCAACACCTTTCCATGAGAACAAGAACCAGAATCACAATGAttatcatgttcttgttcttcatcATCGGAGGATGACACTATTGCTGTCAACCCTAGTCGTTCCCCAAAGCTCAGCCGCCGGCGACTGCCTGAACGACCTATGAAAGAGGAGACAGCGCGCCACCGGTTTACATTTGAGTTCATAAGAAAAGTGACCTTCTTGACGACTGTTCTCAGCCTGCTTAACAACCTCCATCTGCTGTTGTCTTCTTCCATGTTTTCTGAGCGATTTACAGAgataattaattagttttgattatATAGATGGGTGAAAACGAAATGGGGTAGTTGAAATATAAAGAAATCGATCATGTTGAGTTGAGTACCGGAGAATTTATAAGTAGATACGTCGAAATTGAAAGAATGAAGGGAGCGTGGAAGAAAGGAAAACCAGCTGGTGATGTATGGCAGCTTCTACTACAAGAGACGCGGATTCAAGCACGTTGTAAATTAACTAGGTTAAGTAATTAGAATATACGGAGTACCCAATGTGTCGAGAACATGCATGgagatttaataaaaaaaatatgttaattTCATAAATAACATCATTTTAGGTAAATAAAAATGATTTAAATATATGAAACCTTTTGATTGATTATTTCAAAGAATGAAATTACTTTCGTGGGGGGCAAGTTCGGAAAGGACGAGGTAGCATACAACAAATTTGACctccaaataaataaataaatgaaatggCATATCTTTTTCTTTATTTGCTCGAAATCTACCAAGAAGGAGAAGATGTCAAAGAGCAAGCAACGTAAACAGTTCGATATATTTTATGTTAGTTACACCGTAGAGTCATCATTTTGGGAGTTCATTAAGGTTATATGTAGGAATTTTGTGGATATATACATCAATTAGTAAGTTATTTGGAAAATACAGAAAAAATGTAGTGTGTATGATCTATATGCAATATACATTCATTTAGACCATTTATTAGTGTTGAGAAAATTTGACACCCTTTCTTCCCAAATTCTATTTAAGGAGATATATGAAGGGAAAGTGAGGGATGTCGAAGGAAATTGTATTTCCGAGTTTCATTAATGGAAGAAAAGTGAGGGGAATAAAAAAGATTTTTGGAGCCATATTTTCCTTCCAAATTGAGAggatttgggaagaaagtgagAGGAAATAAAatctttaagttttattttatttttcctcttcgggaacacaaaaacttaaaattttccaTTTATGTCTTTTGAACTCGGGAACACGTGTTTTCTTCCCCTCCCTTTCTTTCTGCCAatattttccttccattttctttattgaattaaaaaaaaaatcaggaaCAAGGTGTTAGTCCAACGCACAGGTTACCCACCCCCTTGCCTAGGGGCTAGGATCTTCTCGACCACAATCGTCTGCCTTTTGATAGTAATTGAAAGGATTTGGGACCTAATCCTTTTAAATTCTTTAAATCTTGGATACAAATTCTTTAAATCTTGGATATGGGTCTTGTTAAGGTGGTTCACGATTGTTGGAGGGATTCTCATGTTGTTAAGATCCGTATCTGGGTCTAAAATCGTTCTTCTGTCATGGAAAATTGGGTAGCTAAAATGCCATATTATCAGTGGAATAAATTTACATATATTATTATTTAGTATATCTGTATTTGGTTTGTTTTAATAGAAATAAAAAATTCTTCTACATTTTCTTCGTACTTGTCATCATACTCATTAtatcaaaacaaaaatcaaaatcaagagAAAAGAATAAAAGAGATAACTAATGGTATCTAAACGTTATTGATGTGCAAATGGAAGGCGATGCAAACATGGGAGGCGAACCACCAATTTTGTTTGAAGGAAATTACGATTGGGTGTGACTGGTTGCGAACGTTCGCAAGCTACCATAGTCGCTTGCAGTTCGTTGCGATTTAGCTCATTGCGATGTCATTCGTTGTGATGTCGTTTGTTGCAATACGGTTCATTGTGAAGGAGAGTTTGGTTGTGATTGGAAGTCCGAGGGAGTTGGATGCGAATGAGGGGTTTACTTATTGACCTTGGAACTTTAAGCCTCTAAAGTTGAAAATACAGCTTGGAATTTCAAGAGTCGTTTTTTACTACTGGAAatgttttcttttaataaagtcTTTATGAGTAGTTTTAAATAAAGCCATTAATTGGCATATTTATTAGAGTGACTTTTTTATTATCTTTGTAAGGATATATAAAGCCATTTCAATTTCAGCTGTAGGGGGTGTTTTGACGATATTGAAAACTGAATTATTGTTCATTTTGAGTTGTTGCGACGATTCAAACATTGATCCTTATTAGAACGCGCCTCTTAGTATTGATCTTGAATTCAAGTTAATAGTTCTTAACTTATCTTCGCCGAATTTCAAGCTATAGGTCTAGTTTGATCTTCAAATCTATCATTTTTCGTTATTTTGTTCTTGTCTTTTAATCAATTATCCTTTGCTCCGTTGCAAAATTCAAGTTTCCATAAGTTTACCCTCCAATCACATATCATAAGTGATATAGCCTAGTTCTCATCAGCGACCGTTCAAGATGAATTGGTAAAACCCTGAGTTACTTCACAATCTACATGATGCTTTGAGGAATATAGTTGAGGACCAACCCAATCGAAGGTTCCCCAGACGAGAGATACACCGGGCAgaagatttgaagattaatgAGTTGACGAGATTTGTTGGGGGTGCCGATCCAGAACGATGCATGGATTGGGAAAGGAAGATGGACTGAATGTTCGCGTTAAAGGAGTTGGACGACGAGAAGAGCTACAGATATTCAATTCTGAAATTGAGTGCAGGAGCTTAAACAtatagtatgctcaagaatcatattaacgtGATATTggttaattaacatatgatacaaaggagtcacactaacaacaacttgataaaattgattatttattagaaattggttttgataaatattcaataaactcttataattaaatttgaaattatttatttctaggaaataataattttcattagcaagtagcatgttatttcatatgatatgaattaataagtcatgtacaacattttggaccataaggattttttgtcttttaccaaaaggttaaggtttatattttataaacttgatttataaaatattaagCTTTTGTCTTCTTTTGGTGAAGTATGGCCGAAAATGAGAGAGAGGTGATGAGAGATGGTCTTTTGATTAGTTTAATCAAAAGTAAAGGCTTTCTTTCAAGCATGGGGGACACCATGTCTTAGGGCATGAGTTGTCTTAAAGACTTAAGACCCTTTGTGTAATATATACACTTTATGAGGCTAGCATTTGGCTAGCTTTTCCATATGTCCAAAACCATAACATGCTTATGCAGGGTTTCTCTCTCACTTTTGATCATCTTATGAAGATATTACTTGCTTTTATACTATCTTGAAGTTCATACTTTGGTtatgatcttcaagcttaagaTTTAAGAGTTttagactagcatctacatcaagttgaccCATTGTTGGTGTCTCTTAAGTTCATCATTATTCATCATCTTCTAAGCCTCCCAATAGGATCCAAAGAagtacaaaggttgttatttgttGTTCTTCTTCTTTGGTTGTGTTTGTTTTCTTTCAAAACTTTGCAAGAAGATCTTGATgggttataaacttgttttaggtTATTCAAATCATCAAGTCTTCCATTGCtaaatattatgtttttgaaactagtttttgaataaaaacccaacaattggtatcagagccacattacaattttggttagattttttttattttttgaaatcttagttttttgagaataaggataatttgattttgtataaaaacaagttcataCATGTTTTCTATGACacctttataattgttattttatgtgacaaaagttttaatgcatcttttgtcatttaaagttgtcttagaaaaacaaagattgtttaatgtgtatgttgatatgtatgatgtgcataaactagccaaggGCCATAGTGTTTGTTGTGTTggttgtttttattataaaaatggttgtaataatttatttattcatatggtatgtaataaattaaataaattagttttcttggtttattttgtaaagtaatagattcatttttataaataatttatttgtacaaaaatgtaacaagaaatgaagattgagCATTTTGAAGACCAAAAGGTAATTTAGGTTGTCCCCTCGACATACTATCAGTGTGTTAAGATGCCCACTCAATGGGGACAGTAAAAATCAAAGGTGATCACCAAGAATCTAAGGAGTGCTACAAGACCTTAATGAAATCTTCAACGGTACCACGACAAGCATAAAAATTAAAGAAGGGGGCACAATGTGTGCTAGAAACAAGAGAGTATGATGTGAAGGAAGTGCCCCAAAGTATCGAGGATCCTGAAGCCAAAGTCCTCATATGATCCTCATTACCATAGCATATGGAGCAAGAACTAATAATGTTCCAAAAAGATAGAAACGAAACGTTTTCCAGGAAGCACGGGGACATGATaggtataaacaaaaatattataacTCACAATCTCAACATTGATCCTTCTTGCAGACCAATACACCAAAAAGGAAGGAAGTTTGCACCGGAAAGAAATCAGATCATCCAAGAAGAAGTAGAAAAACTTCTTAAAACAGGGATGATCAAGGAAGTAAAGTTCCCAAGGTGGCTAGCCAATGTGTTCGTAGTACAAAAGAAGAATGGAAAATAGAGAGTATGTGTGAATTGTACGGATCTAAAAAGGCTTGCCCTAAGGATCCTTTCCCCCTGCCACATAGATTACATGATAGATGCCATGGTTGGCCATGAATTGCTAATATTTGTGGATGCATCAACAGGGTTCCAAAAAATTCAAATGGAACCATCTAACCAGGAGGATACCGTGTTCATAACCCTAACATGTATATATTGCTACACTGCTATgccttttggtcttaaaaataCAGGTGCAACATACCAAATGTCGGTTGACCGAATGTTCAAGAATAAACTGGGGGACACCATGGAAGTTTACATCGATGAAATGTTGGTAAAACAAAGAAAGAAGAAGATCACCTCAAGGGTCTTGAAAACGCCTTCAACATACTAGATGAATACAACATGAAGTTGAATCTTTCCAAATGCCATTTTGGAATGAGATTAGGCAACTTCCTTAGATACATGGTGACTAAAAGAGGAATAGAAGCAAGCCTAGAGAAAATAAAATCCATCATCGATTTAAGATCCCCATCATCTTCAAAGGATATTCAGAGACTAACAATAAGCGTAACAGCTCTAAAAaggttcatctcaagatcctcaAAGAGGTGTAAACCTTTCTATGAca is part of the Lactuca sativa cultivar Salinas chromosome 7, Lsat_Salinas_v11, whole genome shotgun sequence genome and harbors:
- the LOC111879531 gene encoding uncharacterized protein LOC111879531, producing the protein MEEDNSRWRLLSRLRTVVKKVTFLMNSNVNRWRAVSSFIGRSGSRRRLSFGERLGLTAIVSSSDDEEQEHDNHCDSGSCSHGKVLEKTRSFHIQRTMSFPEEDDVDKRAEMFIENFYRQLRYERQVSLQLRYRRDTSFGSSDSNSP